One Algoriphagus sp. Y33 genomic window, GGCAATCAAAGACTGCAGTTTAGACACAATCCACTGATCCAATTCAGCTCTTTCCTCCACAGGTACCGTTCTGGCTTTGTCATAGACAAAAGCGTCCAGATTCGCATACAGCGCAAAGAAATTATAGGTGTTCTGTAACGTGCCAAAGAAGCGACGCTGCACTTCCGTAACTCCGTCCAGATTGAATTTCAGATTATCCCAAGGATTTGCATTGCTCAGCATGTACCAGCGCACTGCATCAGGCCCGTATTCTTTAAGTGTCTTGAAAGGATCGACGGCGTTCCCCAGTCTCTTGGACATTTTATTGCCATTCTTGTCCAGCACCAATCCGTTTGCAATCACGTTTTTAAACGCCACACTATCGAACAGCATCCCGGCGATGGCATGAAGCGTAAAGAACCAGCCCCTTGTCTGATCCACACCTTCTGCAATGTAATCCGCCGGATAATTAGCGTTAAAAATGTCTTCATTCTCAAATGGATAATGCCATTGCGCATAGGGCATTGCTCCGGAATCAAACCATACATCGATCAGATCAGGTTCGCGGAACATCTTCTCCCCTTGGGAAGAAACCAAGATCACGTCATCCACATAGGGACGGTGAAGATCTATTTCCTTGCCTTCGTAAGGAGATTTTTCCATAAAACCTTTGGCGATGGATTCTTCAATGGCTTGCTCAAGTTCGGCGATAGATCCAATGCATAGCTCCTCTCTCCCATCTTCAGTTCTCCAGATAGGAAGGGGTGTACCCCAGAATCGTGAGCGGCTCAGGTTCCAATCCACCAGATTTTCCAGCCAGTTGCCAAAACGTCCGGTACCTGTGGCTTCAGGTTTCCAGTTGATCGTTTTGTTCAGCTCTACCAAGCGGTCTTTGTAGGCAGTGGTTTTGATAAACCAGCTGTCTATAGGATAGTAAAGCACCGGCTTGTCCGTTCTCCAGCAGTGTGGATAGCTGTGCTCGTATTTCTCGACCTTAAAGGCTTTATTTTCATTTTTCAGGATGATCGAGATGATCACATCGGTGCTTTTAAAGTCCGTCGCATTCTCATCATCCTCGGTGTAGTTTTTCACATAGAAGTCATCTACACCATATTTCTTATGGGCGGTTATTCCATGTTCTGCTACTTTTTCTACCAAGAATTCACCCACTAGTGTGATGAATTTCCCCTGCTTATCCACAATCGGAATATCTTTTCCTTGCTCATCCTTGACGAAGACGCCGGGCACATTATTCTGTGCCAAAGTTCTAAAGTCATCCGCACCGAAGGCTTTGGCAAGATGCACGATACCAGTACCGTCTTCCGTAGTCACATAATCCCCTGAAACGACCGTAAATGCCGGATGCGGAAGAGCCAAGTCAGCTATTGGAAACAGCTGCTCATATTCCCAGCCCAGCATGTCTTTGCCTTTAAACTCTCCGATTACCTCAAAAGGAATCAGTTTATCCCCGTCTTTATAGTCTTCCAGCTTAAGATCAGCAGCTTTCGGATTCAGGTAGGCATTCATTCTGGCTTTCGCCAAGATCACTGTGCAGGCATCGAACGTATAAGGATTGAACGTCCGTACTTTCACATAATCCAGGTTCTCACCGATCGCCAAAGCCGAGTTGGCCGGCAAAGTCCAAGGCGTAGTCGTCCAAGCTAGGATATAGGTATTCTCTTCGCCTTTCAGCTTAAACTGTGCGGTGATGGACGTGTCTTTTACGTCTTTGTAAGTACCTGGCTGATTCAGTTCATGAGAGCTCAAACCCGTACCCGCAGCAGGAGAATAAGGTTGTATGGTGTAGCCTTTGTAGATCAGATCTTTGTCGTACAGCTTCTTCAGCAAACTCCAAACTGACTCGATATACTCGGGCTCAAACGTGATGTAGGGATCATCCAAATCCACCCAATATCCGATTTTCTCCGTGAGTTCATCCCATTCATTTTTGAATCGCATGACCGTCTCGCGGCACTTTTGGTTGTATTCCTCTACTGAAATCTTCTTACCGATATCTTCTTTGGTAATCCCCAATTCTTTTTCGACCTGTAGCTCCACAGGCAAGCCATGCGTATCCCAGCCGCCTTTTCGCTTCACCTGAAAACCCTGAAGCGTTTTGTATCGGCAGAAAATATCTTTCAGCGTACGCGCCATCACATGGTGAATTCCAGGAGTACCATTTGCCGAAGGCGGACCCTCAAAAAATGTAAATGTTTCGGCCCCATCACGGTGGGCAACTGATTGCTCGAAAATCCGGTTTTCTTTCCAGTACTTCAATACAGACTCCCCGATTTCGGGATAATCCACTTGTTTAAATTCCTGATATGTCTTCACTGTATCCTTTCTTACGGGCAAGTAGGTGATAATTAATTTTGGGCGTGCCCCGTCTGAAAAAGCCGGGGTCGGGCTATCCGCTGTATCCATTACCCCCGATAACCATCAGGGTGTGTGGATGCCACTTCTATCCCTCACGCAATCAAGGAAACATCCTCCTCAAAAGCAGGCACAAAGATAGAAGAAATCCCCCTTTGTGGGAGGATGAATCGGAAAAAATGCCAGCTTTCAATAGACGAAGTCTCTCTTTCAATTTTCCAATCTTCAAATTTTGCAATCTTACAATCCATTTAGTTCTAGCATCTTGATACTTTTGCCTTGCTACTTACTACTAATCACCAGCTCATAACTCACACTTCTGCCTCCACCTTGTGGCAAAAAGATGCCTAATTCCGTCAATCCCTGTAAATCACGGGTTGCTGTGGCTTTGGAAGCTTTAGTGATCGCAATGTATTTCTTCGCAGTCATTCCTCCTTCAAAACCCGATGGCCCCTCGGCAAGCATTCGGTTGATGGCTTTTATCTGACGCTCATTGAGCACATTCGCAAAGCGATCAAAGAATTTGACTTTTTGGAGCGTGAAGTTGATCAATTGCTCCGCGCTAAGCTGTGCGTGATAGACCGTGTCAGCAAAATAGTCCAGCCAATCAGAGATGTCGTTGGAGCTTTGCCCACTTTTCAGGGCATGGTAATACTCATTTTTCTTCCCCTCTATCGTGCCGGAAAGACTGATCAAAGTTGCATGCCCCAAGCCTTGATGCAGTGCTTTTTCCGCCAATGCGCGGCCTATTCGACCATTGCCATCTTCGAAGGGGTGAATCGATTCAAAATATAAATGCGTGATTGCCGACCGAATCAGTGGATTGTTTATCGCCTCAGAATTGCCGGGAGCAGTCTTGTTGAACCAAGAAATAAAAGAGTCCATTTCTGCAGGAACCACTGCTGAAGGCGGTGCTTCAAAATGGATAATCTCTTTCCCAATCGAACCCGAAACCACTTGCATAGGAGCAGTATCTGCACGCCATTGCCCGGCACTCACATAGCGATTGCCTTCCATCAGTAGCTCATGCCACTCGAAAAGCATTTTTTCTGTCAGGGCTTGAGCAAATTCCGACCGTACCTTGATCATCAGTTTGGCAATGCCTTTGGCGCGCCGATCTTTGACAAGCAAAGGCTGCTCCTCATGAATACCAAGATTCTTCTTGATAGAAGACATCACATCCGGCTGGCTGAGAAATTCACCTTCGATTTCCGAGGTTTTAATTGCTTCCACTACCATCATTTCCAGAAGCAATTCAGTCTGATTTCCTTCAGACAAACCGGTAAGTACGCCGGATAGTTGTCCGGATTTCATAAGAAAATCAAGCAGTATTTTTCCAGACTTCCCTTCCTTATAGGTGAAGTTTGGCCAATCCGACTGTTCCCAATTGTATCTCATGAGCCAAATATAATAATTATTCGGCTCATAATTTAATATAATATGATCCGAATAAGGAGGGTAATCGGCTCATAGCTAAAAAATCTTCAAAAAAGCGCATTTTTACGTCAAGGATATCCACCTCTCATTCTCTGTTAGTAATTTTAGGTGACACCACAAATTATTTACATGAACTCAAGAATTTGTCTATACACAATGGCAGCGGGCTTTGCTTTTGCCTGCTCATCCCCAAAAACCACAGAAGAAACAGAAGCTCCAAAACTTTCCGGAAACCCCATTTTCGAGGGCTGGTATGCAGATCCTGAAGGAGTTGTTTTTGGAGATGAGTACTGGGTATATCCTACCTTCTCCGCAGGATATACAGATCAATTGCACTTCGATGCTTTCTCTTCCAAAGATCTGGTCACATGGGAAAAGCATGCAAATATCCTTGACACCGCAGCAATCAAGTGGGCCCGTCAAGCGATGTGGGCACCGGCTGCGATTGAAAAAGACGGCAAATATTACCTGTTTTTCTCTGCAAATGATATTCAGCGACCCAGCCGTGAAGGCTGGGATCCCACTAATGACATCAATCATTTTGGAGGATTGGGAGTGGCGGTTGCTGATTCGCCCGGTGGTCCTTTCAAAGACCACATCGGTAAGCCGTTGCTATCTGAGTTCCACAACGATGCGCAGCCGATAGATCAATTTGTATTTAAGGACACTGATGGCACTTATTACATGTTGTATGGAGGATGGAGTCATTGCAATATAGGCAAGCTAAATGCTGATTTTACAGGATTCGAGCCATGGGAAGATGGGGAACTTTTCCATGAAATCACACCTGAAGGTTATGTGGAAGGCCCTTTTGTTTTTATCAGAGAAGGAAAATATTACTTCATGTGGTCTGAGGGTGGCTGGACAAATAACAGCTACAAAGTAGCCTATGCGATGGCGGACAAAATCACAGGTCCATGGAATCGGATTGATACCATTTTAGAATCTGACACAACCGTAGCGATGGGAGCTGGTCATAATTCGGTGATTCAAAAACCTGAGACGGACGACTGGTACATGGTTTATCACAGAAGACCAATCCCAAATGAAGGCCGTGATCATCGCGTAACGGCAATTGATGTGATGGAATTCAACGAAGACGGTACGATCAAGCCTATTAAAATGACGTTTGAAGGAGTTGCTGCTAATCCAATTAAGTGAACTACCGGTATTAAAATAATCCGCCGTGATGGTTATAACCTATACTAGGCAAACATCACGGCAGGAATATATTTTTTGAATACCGGAAAATAGATTAATCAACTTTATCATAAAGCAGCTCTCCAATACACATAAGTTGGACACCTGTTATGGTATCGTTGCATTCGAAGACAATACCTAATTTATTACCATTTTCAAGTTTTCTAAGAACGCCGTTTGACTCTCTATAATTTGTGGACATTTCTTGAGCCTCCAGGCTAGCTAAGCTTTCAGCATATCCCTCTGGATATTCCTCATAGTTAATTGCATTAACGTCTGTAACTGCAATAGAAAAGTTTTCATCTCTAAGCAGATAGGTGCCTTTTGCATGATAAGAATATCCCAAATCAGAGTCCTTCTGGCTTTCTCGCACAATCTGGAACTTTTCATACGTTCCATCCTGATTAAACTCATACCTGTCTATATACCAAAGCCCTGAATCCGTGTTTTGGCGGGCATTTTCATAAGCTCCACTCAAATAACTTAGTGAAATTGGATCTTCATCCTCTTTGCAGGAAGTAAAAAGAATGGCTACAAAAAGAAGTAAGTAAACTGATTTTAACATAATGAAAGGGTTTTGTTGGAAAGGTATAAATCTGACGAAAGAAATTAATCTTACGCTACAAAAAATCGATTTCCCCTTTTTAAATTTATTTGTATCCGCATGAATGCACGTGCTAGAATTATGTTTGATTATGTCTTGATTTCATAATGAAAAGTCCTCCCTTGCCCGCCGCTGGGCAGGAGGGAATTGCCAATGCTGAACTTCCCAAATAAATACGTGCAGCTAAACGGATACATAGATTTAAAATTTTTAAGAGTCCTACAGACACACATTATCATACTATTTTTTTAAAAAGGCGAGTTCACAATTCTCCATATAAAATTGGAGACCTGAAAATTGGCGTTTTTTTTGTTCTTATAGCACTTAACAAACTGAATAACAACTATGAAAACTCTATATATACCAGTACTGGCTGCTTTAGCAATGATAGCTTGCAACCAGCCAAAAGAGGATTCCCCAATAGACGCAGCCTTTTCCCCGGACGCTGAACATATTCAAAAAATCAATACCGAGTGCTTTCACTATTTTGGTGAAAAAGACACAGTCAGACTCACTACCTACGTAGAAGGAACCAAAGTAACCGGAACACTAGACTATATGATTTTCGAAAAAGATAAAAATAGCGGTTACATCAAAGGAGAACTAAGAGATAATTTGCTTATAGCAGAATATACTTTTATGTCCGAAGGGGATTCTTCCAAGCGTCAAGTTGTTTTTAAGAACACGGAAGAAGGGTGGAAAGAAGGTTACGGTGAAATGAAATCTGAGGATGGTATTCCTGTGCAGGCAAACATTGATTCTTTAAACTTTAACCACGCTCTGGTCTTGTCTCCTATACCTTGTGACTAGGATCTGCCCGACACGGTTTTGGCTTTCTCCTGTCAATTTGCTAAATTTTAAACTTGCCTCTCCCAAAATCACCTTTTTCAGTGACTGAAAATATCAGTTCATCATTCATACCCCGTTTAAACTGAGTTTATGAAATATTATACAAGGTTGGTAATCCCGCTTTTGGTGACCCTCACACTTGCTTTTTCAAAATTCTATTTCAAAGCTGTCTCCAAAGATTGGGAAGGAGTATGGTCTTATCTCCCCCACATCAACACTGTTTTCATTATTTGCGGATTTACCTGGTGCCTATTGGTATTGATGCAGATTCTAAAGCGAATCTTTATCAAACAATACGATATCTCAAAAGAAGATAATCTTCGTGCAAGGAAAGTGCTTACCCAGATAAATATCTTGGTAAAAGTCGCCAATTTCGTAATCATACTATTGGGAATAGGCTTAATACTTATCTCTTTTGACTCGGTCCGGAAAGTTGGTGTAGGCTTCTTTGCTTCAGCAGGAGTAGCAGGCATCATCATTGGCTTTTCTGCCCAGAAAGCGATTGGTACGCTGATCGCAGGGATTCAAATCGCATTTACTCAACCCTTCAGACTTGAAGACGCTGTTGTCGTAGAGGGAGAATGGGGGTGGATCGAGGAGATAAATCTAAACTACATCGTAGTGAGAATATGGGATCTCCGCAGGCTGGTGCTTCCTACCACCTATTTTCTGGAAACACCCTTCCAAAACTGGACTAGAACCTCGGCTGATTTATTGGGGTCTGTTTTTCTTTATACAGACTACACTGTACCCTTTGATGCGCTACGCAAAGAATTGGATAGAATTCTGGAAACTACTCCTCTCTGGGACAAAAAGGTAAAAGTACTACAGGTTTCCGATGCCAAGGAATTCACTGTTGAAACAAGGATTTTGGTCAGTGCAAAAAACTCTCCCACTGCTTGGGATTTACGGGTTTTCGTCAGGGAAAAAATGATTGAGTTTATTCAGAAAAATTACCCCGAAAGCCTTCCGAAAACCAGAATTG contains:
- the ileS gene encoding isoleucine--tRNA ligase, whose protein sequence is MKTYQEFKQVDYPEIGESVLKYWKENRIFEQSVAHRDGAETFTFFEGPPSANGTPGIHHVMARTLKDIFCRYKTLQGFQVKRKGGWDTHGLPVELQVEKELGITKEDIGKKISVEEYNQKCRETVMRFKNEWDELTEKIGYWVDLDDPYITFEPEYIESVWSLLKKLYDKDLIYKGYTIQPYSPAAGTGLSSHELNQPGTYKDVKDTSITAQFKLKGEENTYILAWTTTPWTLPANSALAIGENLDYVKVRTFNPYTFDACTVILAKARMNAYLNPKAADLKLEDYKDGDKLIPFEVIGEFKGKDMLGWEYEQLFPIADLALPHPAFTVVSGDYVTTEDGTGIVHLAKAFGADDFRTLAQNNVPGVFVKDEQGKDIPIVDKQGKFITLVGEFLVEKVAEHGITAHKKYGVDDFYVKNYTEDDENATDFKSTDVIISIILKNENKAFKVEKYEHSYPHCWRTDKPVLYYPIDSWFIKTTAYKDRLVELNKTINWKPEATGTGRFGNWLENLVDWNLSRSRFWGTPLPIWRTEDGREELCIGSIAELEQAIEESIAKGFMEKSPYEGKEIDLHRPYVDDVILVSSQGEKMFREPDLIDVWFDSGAMPYAQWHYPFENEDIFNANYPADYIAEGVDQTRGWFFTLHAIAGMLFDSVAFKNVIANGLVLDKNGNKMSKRLGNAVDPFKTLKEYGPDAVRWYMLSNANPWDNLKFNLDGVTEVQRRFFGTLQNTYNFFALYANLDAFVYDKARTVPVEERAELDQWIVSKLQSLIAEVEEAMDNYDATKATRAIMGFTIDQLSNWYVRLARKRFWRGEMNVDKQAAYETLYESLLTLTQLMSSFAPFYSDWLYQNLTESGSDSKASVHLTDWVAADSGLINRDLEESMELAQTISSLVHSLRKKEKVKVRQPLQRILIPILKEKTKAQIVHLEELIKSEVNIKDIEFIDDASGILVKNVKPNLPVLGKKLGPKMRFVVGAINKWGQAEIAEIEREGKISVDVDGESLELLLEEVLITSQDIPGWSVASDQGVTVALDVTLSDQLKEEGVARDLVNRIQNLRKDMGLEVQDKINIKIADGNELVKNAIASFGEYIQTEVQALNLELAALAEDATVLDMDDFELAVLVEKA
- a CDS encoding Fic family protein; translated protein: MRYNWEQSDWPNFTYKEGKSGKILLDFLMKSGQLSGVLTGLSEGNQTELLLEMMVVEAIKTSEIEGEFLSQPDVMSSIKKNLGIHEEQPLLVKDRRAKGIAKLMIKVRSEFAQALTEKMLFEWHELLMEGNRYVSAGQWRADTAPMQVVSGSIGKEIIHFEAPPSAVVPAEMDSFISWFNKTAPGNSEAINNPLIRSAITHLYFESIHPFEDGNGRIGRALAEKALHQGLGHATLISLSGTIEGKKNEYYHALKSGQSSNDISDWLDYFADTVYHAQLSAEQLINFTLQKVKFFDRFANVLNERQIKAINRMLAEGPSGFEGGMTAKKYIAITKASKATATRDLQGLTELGIFLPQGGGRSVSYELVISSK
- a CDS encoding glycoside hydrolase family 43 protein; translation: MNSRICLYTMAAGFAFACSSPKTTEETEAPKLSGNPIFEGWYADPEGVVFGDEYWVYPTFSAGYTDQLHFDAFSSKDLVTWEKHANILDTAAIKWARQAMWAPAAIEKDGKYYLFFSANDIQRPSREGWDPTNDINHFGGLGVAVADSPGGPFKDHIGKPLLSEFHNDAQPIDQFVFKDTDGTYYMLYGGWSHCNIGKLNADFTGFEPWEDGELFHEITPEGYVEGPFVFIREGKYYFMWSEGGWTNNSYKVAYAMADKITGPWNRIDTILESDTTVAMGAGHNSVIQKPETDDWYMVYHRRPIPNEGRDHRVTAIDVMEFNEDGTIKPIKMTFEGVAANPIK
- a CDS encoding mechanosensitive ion channel family protein, which codes for MKYYTRLVIPLLVTLTLAFSKFYFKAVSKDWEGVWSYLPHINTVFIICGFTWCLLVLMQILKRIFIKQYDISKEDNLRARKVLTQINILVKVANFVIILLGIGLILISFDSVRKVGVGFFASAGVAGIIIGFSAQKAIGTLIAGIQIAFTQPFRLEDAVVVEGEWGWIEEINLNYIVVRIWDLRRLVLPTTYFLETPFQNWTRTSADLLGSVFLYTDYTVPFDALRKELDRILETTPLWDKKVKVLQVSDAKEFTVETRILVSAKNSPTAWDLRVFVREKMIEFIQKNYPESLPKTRIEMTQKNNP